Proteins encoded within one genomic window of Geotalea daltonii FRC-32:
- a CDS encoding glycosyltransferase: MQEKPYVTVVIPVYNEEPNLPPLINRLYPVMQQIGRPFEIIFTDDGSRDDSLSILSQMAEKYPEIGVIEFNGNFGQHMAILAAFEKSHGEVVITLDADLQNPPEEIPRLVAEIEKGHDVVGTIRQKRQDTLFRRVASRIVNITTNKMTGMQMSDYGCMLRAYHRNVINNINRCEETTTFIPALAQTFSANPSEIKVAHAERAEGESKYSLYRLIRLNFDLMTGFSVVPLQLFALMGILTSVFSIAFAVFLLIRRFIIGAEVEGVFTLFAILFFFIGIIIFGIGLVGEYVGRIYQEVRKRPRYVVRKLHGFREN; this comes from the coding sequence ATGCAGGAAAAACCGTATGTAACTGTAGTCATCCCCGTTTACAACGAGGAGCCCAATCTCCCGCCGCTGATAAACAGGCTTTACCCGGTCATGCAGCAAATCGGGCGACCTTTCGAGATCATTTTTACCGATGACGGCAGCCGCGATGACTCCCTCTCCATTCTCAGCCAGATGGCGGAGAAATACCCGGAGATCGGCGTTATTGAATTCAATGGCAATTTCGGCCAGCACATGGCTATTCTGGCGGCCTTCGAGAAAAGTCACGGTGAAGTGGTCATAACCCTTGATGCAGACCTGCAAAATCCACCGGAAGAAATTCCCAGACTGGTGGCAGAGATCGAAAAGGGGCACGATGTGGTCGGCACCATCCGCCAGAAGCGGCAGGATACCCTCTTCCGCCGGGTCGCCTCACGCATCGTCAACATCACCACCAACAAAATGACCGGCATGCAAATGAGCGATTATGGCTGCATGCTGCGAGCCTATCACCGCAACGTGATTAACAATATCAACCGTTGCGAGGAAACCACCACCTTCATACCGGCCCTGGCCCAGACCTTTTCCGCAAATCCTTCTGAAATCAAGGTGGCCCATGCGGAACGGGCCGAAGGGGAAAGCAAATACTCCCTGTACCGGCTGATTCGCCTCAATTTCGACCTGATGACCGGTTTTTCCGTGGTACCGCTACAACTCTTCGCCCTGATGGGGATACTTACTTCTGTTTTTTCCATTGCTTTCGCGGTATTTCTCCTTATCAGGCGCTTCATCATCGGCGCCGAGGTGGAAGGGGTCTTCACCCTGTTCGCCATCCTCTTTTTCTTCATCGGCATCATCATCTTCGGCATCGGCCTGGTAGGTGAATACGTGGGAAGGATCTACCAGGAGGTACGCAAACGGCCGCGCTACGTGGTGAGAAAGCTACATGGATTCAGGGAAAATTAA
- a CDS encoding DegT/DnrJ/EryC1/StrS family aminotransferase, producing the protein MRKEFLPFSTPAIGDDEINEVVDSLKSGWITTGPKVKRFEEEFKAYVGSPFAVPLSSATAGLHLTLLALKIEPGDEIITTPMTFASTVSMIILCGGVPVLVDIEPGTLNIDVQKIRERITPRTKAIIPVHFAGQSCDMDPLFALAKEFNLAIIEDAAHAAGTEYKGEKIGSFNSISIFSFHPNKNITTGEGGMVCTRDESLAEEISLLKFHGMSREAWKRFAATGTPNYDIMLPGFKYNMMDIQAAIGIHQLPRLDGFIERRTAIADFYNEALADVAELALPRYAPYDQLHAWHLYTPLVRIEMLAIDRDQFMAELKKLNIGSGLHYKAIHHHAWYRENLPQVEGSLPNADYASYRILSLPLFPKMTDEDARDVVGAVKEVIVKHRK; encoded by the coding sequence GTGCGCAAAGAATTTTTACCCTTTTCCACTCCCGCCATCGGGGATGACGAAATCAATGAAGTAGTCGATTCCCTCAAATCGGGCTGGATCACTACAGGCCCGAAGGTGAAGCGTTTTGAAGAGGAATTCAAGGCCTATGTGGGTTCCCCCTTCGCTGTCCCCCTCAGTTCGGCCACGGCAGGGCTGCACCTGACGCTCCTGGCATTGAAGATCGAACCGGGTGACGAGATCATCACCACCCCCATGACCTTTGCCTCCACGGTGAGCATGATCATCCTCTGCGGAGGAGTGCCGGTGCTGGTAGATATCGAACCGGGCACCCTCAATATCGACGTACAAAAGATCAGGGAGAGAATCACCCCCCGCACCAAAGCCATCATCCCCGTGCACTTTGCCGGCCAGTCCTGTGACATGGACCCGCTCTTTGCCCTTGCCAAAGAATTCAATCTAGCCATTATCGAAGATGCTGCACACGCCGCCGGCACAGAATACAAGGGAGAGAAGATCGGCTCCTTCAATTCCATTTCCATCTTCTCCTTTCATCCCAACAAGAACATTACCACCGGCGAAGGGGGGATGGTCTGTACCCGTGACGAATCCCTGGCAGAGGAAATTTCCCTCCTCAAATTCCACGGTATGAGCAGGGAGGCGTGGAAACGCTTTGCCGCCACCGGCACCCCCAACTACGACATCATGCTCCCCGGTTTCAAATACAACATGATGGACATTCAGGCTGCTATCGGTATCCACCAGCTCCCCAGACTGGATGGCTTCATTGAAAGGCGCACAGCCATTGCGGATTTTTACAATGAAGCCCTCGCCGATGTGGCCGAACTGGCACTTCCCCGATATGCCCCGTACGACCAACTCCACGCCTGGCACCTCTATACCCCACTGGTTCGCATTGAAATGCTGGCCATCGACCGGGACCAATTCATGGCGGAGCTGAAGAAGCTCAATATCGGCAGCGGATTGCACTACAAGGCCATTCACCACCACGCCTGGTACCGTGAGAACTTGCCCCAGGTTGAGGGAAGCCTCCCCAATGCCGACTATGCCTCTTATCGCATTCTGTCCCTGCCCCTCTTCCCGAAAATGACAGATGAGGACGCGCGGGACGTGGTCGGCGCAGTGAAAGAAGTTATCGTAAAACATAGAAAGTAG
- a CDS encoding glycosyltransferase family 39 protein, whose product MQSLIDFFRNKDGSPIRDLGLLLFVFGLSFFHFLGRLPLLETDEGRYMEIPREMLERGDFITPTLNYVKYFEKPPLHYWFNALSIKLFGLTEFAGRFSGALWGVLGITLAYYLGRKLFGRREGLYGALILGTSAGYLIQSRTNITDTTLTICMTASLAFFVIAIRSQEKNKSLHYYLFYAFAALAVLAKGLIGIVLPGAVIFCYLLITRRWSLLKEMRLPTGILVFLLVAAPWFVMVSQRNPEFARFFFIHEHFERFLTKVHNRYKPFWFYVPVLLGCMLPWSFFIPSAFINAWKERKTTGADARLFLALWVIVIFVFFSKSNSKLIPYILPIYLPLAILIGGTFVSAMEKGFRPLKANVIVASIALTLAGLSAIMYPLVAAKPQIAMQGGIIIGLCLLGLGLPALVTSWKGQTAALFCSLTIFSYSFGLFAPPVIYAKIAQRKSSRELALIVREKAGKDAVVATFEYEQGLPFYSQRRVVVVGGRGELEFGSNQGDQSAWFIGLDQFADLWNSSRPVFALVQQRELVVLEKLLSTPIKELGRQGRRILITNH is encoded by the coding sequence ATGCAAAGCCTGATTGACTTCTTTCGCAACAAGGACGGAAGCCCCATCCGTGACCTTGGATTGCTCCTCTTCGTCTTCGGTTTGTCGTTTTTTCATTTCCTGGGACGCCTTCCCCTGCTGGAAACGGACGAAGGGCGCTACATGGAGATCCCGAGGGAAATGCTCGAACGGGGCGATTTCATTACGCCGACCTTGAACTATGTGAAATATTTCGAGAAACCTCCTCTCCATTACTGGTTTAACGCCCTCTCCATCAAGCTCTTCGGCCTTACCGAGTTCGCAGGCCGTTTCAGCGGCGCTCTGTGGGGGGTTCTTGGAATTACCCTCGCCTATTACCTGGGACGGAAGTTGTTCGGCCGCCGGGAAGGGCTCTATGGAGCCCTCATTCTCGGGACATCGGCAGGATATCTCATCCAAAGCCGCACCAACATCACCGACACGACCCTGACCATCTGCATGACAGCATCATTGGCATTTTTTGTCATAGCCATACGGTCGCAAGAGAAGAATAAGAGCCTGCATTATTATCTTTTTTATGCATTTGCCGCCCTGGCGGTGCTGGCCAAGGGGCTGATCGGCATTGTCCTGCCGGGCGCCGTCATTTTCTGCTACCTGCTCATCACCAGGCGATGGTCGCTCCTGAAAGAGATGCGTCTGCCCACCGGCATCCTGGTCTTTCTGCTCGTCGCCGCTCCATGGTTCGTCATGGTCTCCCAGAGGAACCCGGAGTTTGCCCGTTTTTTCTTCATCCATGAACACTTCGAGCGCTTCCTGACCAAGGTGCACAACCGGTACAAGCCGTTCTGGTTCTATGTCCCGGTGCTCCTGGGGTGCATGCTGCCCTGGTCGTTCTTCATCCCCTCCGCCTTCATCAACGCCTGGAAAGAGCGGAAAACCACCGGAGCAGATGCACGGCTGTTTCTCGCCCTGTGGGTCATTGTCATCTTCGTCTTTTTCTCCAAATCGAATTCAAAACTCATCCCCTACATCCTCCCAATCTACCTGCCCCTGGCGATACTTATCGGCGGTACTTTTGTTTCAGCAATGGAGAAGGGATTCAGACCGCTGAAGGCAAACGTCATTGTTGCCTCCATAGCCCTCACCCTGGCGGGATTGTCAGCCATCATGTATCCTCTTGTGGCAGCTAAGCCGCAAATAGCCATGCAGGGAGGAATCATCATCGGGTTATGCTTGCTCGGCCTGGGCTTGCCCGCGCTGGTAACCTCATGGAAAGGGCAGACGGCTGCCCTTTTTTGCAGCCTGACCATCTTCTCCTACTCATTTGGTCTTTTCGCACCACCTGTCATCTACGCCAAAATCGCCCAGAGAAAATCTTCCCGTGAGCTGGCCCTGATTGTTCGTGAGAAAGCAGGCAAAGATGCGGTGGTCGCCACCTTCGAATACGAACAGGGGCTTCCTTTCTACAGCCAGCGGCGCGTTGTCGTAGTCGGTGGCCGGGGAGAGCTGGAATTCGGCAGCAACCAGGGAGACCAATCCGCCTGGTTCATTGGGCTGGACCAGTTCGCCGATTTGTGGAATTCATCAAGGCCGGTCTTCGCCCTCGTTCAGCAACGTGAGCTTGTCGTCCTTGAGAAACTCCTGTCCACTCCCATCAAGGAACTGGGGAGACAGGGGAGACGAATACTCATCACCAACCATTAA
- a CDS encoding peptidase U32 family protein, with product MKKPELLAPAGNMEKLRIAVHYGADAVYLGGKNFGLRNLADNFSTAELGGAVKYAHDHGVKVYLTINAFPDNKDLAELEQYLEELGNIPFDAYIAADPGVIEMIREVSPQRNIHLSTQANTTNWKSALFWQKQGLCRVNLAREMALTEMEEVRKRTTLELEAFVHGAMCISYSGRCLLSSVMSGRNANKGECTQPCRWNYAIVEETRPGEYFPIFEDNGGTFIFNSKDLCLLQYLPRLIDAGVDSLKIEGRMKGIYYVASVVRIYRHAIDSFFADPEGYQYDPRWLEELCKVSHRGYTTGFLLGPPKDIDHQYHSSYIRNHEFVAIVEDILSDGTVILEVRNRIKIGDTLEFIGPALSSHFHQLREITTDGGETVPAANPNQRIILRLAFNAERYDLVRREKSSQIPSRQ from the coding sequence ATGAAAAAGCCTGAACTGCTTGCCCCTGCAGGCAACATGGAGAAGCTGCGAATTGCTGTTCATTATGGCGCCGATGCCGTTTATCTGGGGGGCAAAAACTTCGGTCTGCGCAACCTGGCCGACAACTTCTCCACCGCTGAACTTGGCGGAGCAGTGAAATATGCCCATGACCACGGAGTCAAGGTTTATCTCACCATTAACGCCTTTCCGGACAACAAGGACCTTGCAGAACTGGAGCAGTACCTGGAAGAATTGGGCAATATCCCCTTCGACGCCTATATAGCTGCCGACCCGGGAGTCATTGAGATGATCCGCGAGGTTTCTCCGCAAAGGAACATCCATCTTTCTACCCAGGCAAATACCACCAACTGGAAAAGCGCCCTCTTCTGGCAAAAACAAGGTTTATGCAGAGTCAATCTGGCAAGGGAGATGGCACTGACAGAAATGGAAGAGGTCAGGAAAAGGACCACCCTGGAGTTGGAAGCTTTCGTTCACGGTGCCATGTGTATCAGCTACTCGGGACGCTGTCTGCTTTCGAGCGTCATGAGCGGCAGGAATGCAAACAAGGGGGAATGCACCCAACCCTGCCGCTGGAACTACGCCATTGTCGAAGAAACCAGGCCGGGAGAATACTTTCCCATTTTCGAGGACAATGGCGGCACCTTCATCTTCAACTCTAAGGACCTGTGCCTTCTGCAGTACCTGCCACGATTGATCGATGCCGGAGTGGACTCCCTGAAAATAGAAGGAAGAATGAAAGGGATCTACTACGTTGCGTCCGTAGTAAGAATTTATCGCCATGCCATTGACTCCTTTTTTGCCGATCCGGAGGGTTATCAATATGACCCCCGATGGCTTGAAGAATTGTGCAAAGTGAGCCACCGGGGCTACACTACCGGCTTCCTTCTCGGGCCGCCGAAAGATATTGACCACCAGTACCATTCCAGCTATATACGAAATCATGAATTTGTCGCCATCGTCGAAGATATCCTCTCCGACGGCACGGTTATCCTGGAAGTCCGCAACAGGATCAAGATTGGCGACACCCTTGAATTCATCGGCCCGGCGCTTTCATCTCATTTTCACCAACTCCGGGAAATCACTACGGATGGCGGCGAAACAGTGCCGGCAGCCAATCCCAACCAGCGCATTATCCTCAGACTCGCGTTTAATGCGGAAAGATATGATCTTGTCAGACGCGAAAAATCCTCTCAGATACCATCCCGGCAGTGA
- the ybgF gene encoding tol-pal system protein YbgF, protein MRVWIMIVVVVFFALLAGCGSNDLVVRKQMEMEARIEQLAQANVSANTRLTTLATEVKELQSRLNASTADIDAMKPGMAELKASLESIHEKVAELNNPKVSKIEVVNREPSAAEGDSAHQDTYVKAFGLFSANNYNAAIDAFEAFMKAYPDSEYVGNAMYWVGECYYTQHNYNEALESFSKVISTFPDGNKVPDAMLKVGYTLISMNEPAKAKESLQALVDKFPKSQAAAKAREKLVRLSK, encoded by the coding sequence ATGCGGGTCTGGATAATGATTGTTGTCGTGGTGTTCTTTGCCTTGCTTGCAGGATGCGGCAGCAACGATCTTGTCGTCAGAAAACAGATGGAGATGGAAGCGAGAATAGAACAGCTGGCACAAGCCAATGTCTCCGCCAATACGCGTCTCACCACTCTGGCAACCGAGGTGAAGGAGCTGCAGAGCCGCCTCAACGCCAGTACAGCTGACATTGATGCTATGAAACCAGGCATGGCTGAACTGAAGGCATCCCTGGAATCTATCCACGAAAAAGTGGCGGAGTTGAACAATCCGAAGGTGTCCAAGATCGAGGTCGTCAACAGGGAACCCTCTGCAGCAGAAGGCGATTCCGCCCATCAGGATACATATGTGAAGGCATTCGGGCTTTTCAGCGCCAACAACTACAATGCGGCGATAGATGCTTTCGAAGCATTCATGAAGGCATACCCCGACAGTGAATATGTGGGCAATGCCATGTATTGGGTCGGTGAATGCTATTATACCCAGCATAACTATAATGAGGCTTTGGAGTCTTTTTCCAAGGTGATCTCCACCTTTCCCGACGGCAACAAGGTTCCCGATGCCATGCTCAAGGTTGGTTATACCCTGATCAGTATGAACGAACCGGCCAAAGCAAAGGAATCGTTGCAGGCACTGGTTGATAAATTTCCGAAAAGTCAAGCTGCAGCAAAGGCCAGAGAGAAGTTGGTACGTCTTTCAAAGTGA